One genomic segment of Pirellulales bacterium includes these proteins:
- a CDS encoding GNAT family N-acetyltransferase, whose translation MESDASELARLTSQLGYPVSDASIRMRMARMFGSSNDSLWVAEGPGGELAGWIHGFLGQLLESDYRVEIGGLVVDARWRRSGIGRQMVKAIEVWAVKRGAAEVSVRCREERTESHKFYESLLFRQVKTQRVFRKRLSAPRC comes from the coding sequence ATGGAGTCCGATGCATCGGAGTTGGCGCGATTGACTTCACAGCTTGGTTATCCGGTCTCCGACGCATCAATACGGATGCGCATGGCGCGAATGTTTGGGTCATCCAATGACAGCCTGTGGGTGGCTGAAGGTCCAGGAGGAGAGTTGGCGGGTTGGATTCATGGTTTTCTCGGTCAGCTTTTGGAGTCGGACTATCGTGTGGAAATCGGCGGTTTGGTTGTCGACGCGCGCTGGCGGCGAAGTGGCATCGGGCGGCAAATGGTGAAGGCCATCGAGGTTTGGGCAGTGAAGCGCGGAGCTGCCGAGGTGTCAGTGCGTTGCCGAGAAGAGCGCACCGAGTCCCACAAGTTTTATGAGAGTTTGTTATTTCGACAAGTCAAGACGCAGCGAGTGTTTCGCAAGCGCCTTTCAGCACCCCGCTGTTAA